The Pyxidicoccus xibeiensis genome contains the following window.
AGCCCTCCACCGCCGTCCGCTCGCCGGTCGCCAGGTCCTGACAGTGGACCCGGTATCCACCCCGCACCGGCTCCACATGGGACACGAGCGTGCGCGCAACCACCGTGGCGCCGAGCGCCTCCGCGCGCGCCAGGTACGTCTGGTCCATGGTGTTCTTCGCGCCGTGCTGGCAGCCGAACTCACACTCGGAGCAGAGCTGGCACACCTTCCGGCCCGGCCCCGGTGACTCCTTCCAGGCCACGGCCAGCGGCGGGTCGAACGTCTCGCGGCCCATGCGGGCGCCCGCGCGCTGGAAGAGCTCGCGCTTGCGCAGGTCGATGGACACGGGCGTGGACTCCAGCCGCAGCTCCCGGGCCACCTTGTCGAAGTACGGCTCCAGCGAGGCGCGGCTGTAGCTCCGGGGCCAGCGCGGGTCCTCGAAGACGACGGCGTCCGGCCGCACGTGGACGTTGGCGTAGATGAGCGAGCCGCCCCCTACCCCGCTGGCCGTCACCGTGCCGATGCCGGACAGGAAGCGCACGTCATACAGGCCCTGCGCCTCCAGACGCGACGGGTGGCGCCAGAGCACCTCGTCCGCGCGCCGCACGTCGCGCGGGAAGTCGCCGGGCCGGTACCTCCGGCCGCGCTCCAGCACCGCGACCGCCTTCCCCGCCTGTGCCAGACGCAGCGCGCTGATGGAGCCCCCGAAGCCCGAGCCCACCACCACCACGTCGTACCGCGTTGCCGTAGCCGTTGTTTTCGCCAAGCGGTGTCTCTCCTATTGCAGCTTCGTGCGGGCGAAGACGTCCCAGAGGTGGCCCATGAACATGCCGCCGAAGCGCTTGAGCGCGTCCGCCTTCACCGCGGGCGACGTCGTGCCCAGCACGGCGAAGGTGGTGAGCTGCTGGAGGAAGTCCGGCAGGTGCAGGCGGATGATGCCGCTGGACACCACGGGCCCGTGGCGCTCCGAGCCCTCGCGGATGACGGTGTAGAGCGTGGACGTGTCGTTCCACACGTCGAAGCCGTCGTCGTCGCGAACCTCCTTGTACCCGTCCAGCAGGTAGCGCTTGCCGTCCACGCCGGTGAACGGGAGCAGGTAGAGCATCCGCCGCTCGTAGAAGCTGTCCGTGTCCACGAAGAGGTTGAAGACGCCATTCTCCACGTCCGCCCCCTCGGGAGGCGTGAGGCCGCGGACGTGGACGGTGCCCTGGGCGATGCCGCCGTGGGCCTTCTCCTCCAGGAAGCGGTCCAGGCTTGGCAGGGTGATGGTGACGACGAACTCCGCCACCTGCCCCGCGCGCTTGCCCGCCCGCTCCGCGCCCACGAAGTCGTCCGCCGGCGCGTGGCCCGGCGAGTGGAAGCCCCGCATCCGCTCGGTGAAGCGCAGGCCCACCACCTGCGTGGGCGAGGCCACCGTGCCACCCTCCGGAATCACCACCGTGCGCATCGGGTCCTCCCTCGGCACCACGCGGGCCGGCGCCACCGGTCCCGAGACGCGCATCGCCGCGCTGTAGGGCTGGACACCGGCGCGCTCCGGCGCGGTCCACGCGGGGTTGCCCAGCGCGACGCGGATGGCCTGCTCCACGTTGCGCTCGGCCACCGCGGCGATGGTGGACGAGGGGTTGACGCCCGTGCTCGCGGGCAGCGCGGCGCCGTCCAGCACGTACAGGCCGGGGTGGCCGTGCACCTCGCCGTCCGGGGTGAGGACGCCGTACGCGGGCTCCTCGGCCATGGCGCAGCCGCCCAGGTTGTGGACGGACACGGGGATGTGGAGCCGCTCCCACAGCGGGTTGTAGACGGCGCGCGCCCCCAGGGCCCGGGCGATGTCCTGGGACAGCTGCTCCTGCGTCCGGTACAGCGGCAGGTTGGAGGGCACGTCCCAGCGCACCTCCATCTCCCCCGTGAGGGGACGCAGCGCCAGCCGGCCATTGGCCCTGTCACGCCCCATGGCCAGGAACACCGCGTGGAAGCGCCCGCGCTCGCCTTCGATGGAGGCCAGCTCGCGCGAGCGGTGCCGCAGCGTCTTCACCAGCTCCTTCTGGAGCAGGTCCGCGGGCACCTTGAGGTCCTTCCCCGCGTCCAGCGCCGGGAGCAGGCCGGCCAGCTGCGCCGGGTGCCCGCCCTCCTGGAAGACGAACCACGTCTTGTCCTTCCCCTCCCCCTGGTCCACCACCAGGCTGGTGGTGATGGTGGGCCCCTCGGACGCGTCCCACACCTCGCGCGT
Protein-coding sequences here:
- a CDS encoding GMC oxidoreductase; translated protein: MAPAYDALVIGTGFGGAVAACRLAQAGLSVRVLERGLRYPKGGFPRDWEDPLNGWLWKHGQGLFDVKLLPGMSIVQAAGYGGGSLIYANVHLRPPAETFTSDWPTGYSREALDPYFDLVAHMLDLQPITASARGLPTKTKRMKDVARQLGREQQFFYPDLAVRFTPAGEPLPNKFGVSQEGCNFCGECDIGCNVRAKNTLDLNYLAVAEQRGAEVSTQAEATRIEPLSPEGYRVTYTDHGAGGLARTVDARRVFLCAGAVNTTELLLRCRDEWGTLPRLGEKLGCRYSANGDFLAFAMETREVWDASEGPTITTSLVVDQGEGKDKTWFVFQEGGHPAQLAGLLPALDAGKDLKVPADLLQKELVKTLRHRSRELASIEGERGRFHAVFLAMGRDRANGRLALRPLTGEMEVRWDVPSNLPLYRTQEQLSQDIARALGARAVYNPLWERLHIPVSVHNLGGCAMAEEPAYGVLTPDGEVHGHPGLYVLDGAALPASTGVNPSSTIAAVAERNVEQAIRVALGNPAWTAPERAGVQPYSAAMRVSGPVAPARVVPREDPMRTVVIPEGGTVASPTQVVGLRFTERMRGFHSPGHAPADDFVGAERAGKRAGQVAEFVVTITLPSLDRFLEEKAHGGIAQGTVHVRGLTPPEGADVENGVFNLFVDTDSFYERRMLYLLPFTGVDGKRYLLDGYKEVRDDDGFDVWNDTSTLYTVIREGSERHGPVVSSGIIRLHLPDFLQQLTTFAVLGTTSPAVKADALKRFGGMFMGHLWDVFARTKLQ